A genomic stretch from Diprion similis isolate iyDipSimi1 chromosome 1, iyDipSimi1.1, whole genome shotgun sequence includes:
- the LOC124414002 gene encoding dirigent protein 10-like: MRFFIAITALAAILATATAAPSGLWGAHGVTLGGPVLGPAALAGPIVGPARLSGPVDGGALVSGAVAGPAVVTGSVAGPAVVSGWGVPALGWGAAHGVAGVALPGAVSAPAVVAGPSGSIVVGAAGHAGIAQGWAGHW, encoded by the exons ATGCGTTTCTTCATCGCGATCACCGCCCTCGCCGCCATCTTGGCCACCGCCACAGCCGCTCCTTCCGGTCTCTGGGGTGCCCATGGTGTCACCCTTGGGGGTCCGGTCCTAGGGCCCGCAGCACTGGCGGGACCCATAGTGGGCCCTGCGAGACTCTCCGGCCCGGTTGACGGCGGCGCTCTCGTTTCCGGTGCCGTCGCCGGACCTGCCGTCGTGACCGGAAGTGTCGCTGGTCCCGCGGTCGTTTCTGGATGGGGAGTGCCGGCCCTTGGATGGGGAG CCGCACACGGTGTCGCAGGGGTCGCTCTTCCGGGCGCCGTTTCGGCACCGGCAGTCGTCGCGGGACCATCTGGCAGCATCGTCGTCGGGGCTGCCGGACACGCCGGTATTGCCCAGGGATGGGCGGGACACTGGTGA
- the LOC124406664 gene encoding fibroin heavy chain-like, protein MKAFIALLALISVTVATPRERRSLWGGAHGVAVGLAGPVLGGASVAGPHLGPASLAGPVVGPAHVSGAVAGPAHVSGSVAGPAVVTGSVAGPTWVDGGWDGAWGHGWNGVAGWAGAGYGLGAGHGAVLAGPAAHGAVLAGPVGHGAVISGPHSGAAAVSGPNAGSAVISGPSGTISTHGAGYGAGVHAGLAHGWAGHGHW, encoded by the exons ATGAAAGCCTTC ATCGCCCTCCTCGCCCTCATCTCCGTGACCGTCGCGACGCCTCGTGAACGTCGGAGTCTCTGGGGTGGTGCCCATGGCGTCGCGGTTGGTCTGGCTGGGCCAGTCCTCGGAGGTGCTTCAGTCGCTGGGCCGCATCTGGGCCCTGCATCCCTCGCTGGGCCTGTCGTTGGTCCCGCTCATGTTTCCGGAGCTGTTGCTGGCCCCGCTCACGTCTCCGGCAGCGTTGCTGGGCCCGCGGTTGTCACCGGGTCCGTAGCTGGTCCCACCTGGGTTGACGGAGGCTGGGACGGAGCTTGGGGTCACGGCTGGAACGGAGTTGCTGGATGGGCTGGCGCAG GATACGGACTTGGAGCTGGACACGGAGCTGTTTTGGCTGGGCCTGCGGCCCATGGAGCGGTTCTAGCTGGCCCAGTTGGACACGGAGCGGTGATTTCTGGGCCACACTCAGGAGCGGCTGCTGTGTCTGGACCCAACGCTGGGTCTGCAGTGATCTCAGGACCTTCCGGCACCATCTCCACCCATGGCGCTGGATACGGAGCTGGAGTCCATGCTGGACTTGCCCATGGATGGGCTGGACATGGTCACTGGTGA